A single region of the Salvelinus fontinalis isolate EN_2023a unplaced genomic scaffold, ASM2944872v1 scaffold_2459, whole genome shotgun sequence genome encodes:
- the LOC129850907 gene encoding neuronal acetylcholine receptor subunit non-alpha-3-like, which translates to MFSPPQHRQNCSHHRQNVFPSPIQTELQSPQTECFPLPNTDRTAVTTDRMFSPPQHRQNCSHHRQNVFPSPIQTELQSPQTECFPLPNTDRTAVTTDRMFSPPQYRQNCSMKFGSWTYDGNMVDLVLLDHYVDRKDFFDNGEWEILNATGAKGSRRDGIYWYPFVTYSFILKRLPLFYTLFLIIPCLGLSFLTVLVFYLPSDEGEKLSLSTSVLVSLTVFLLVIEEIIPSSSKVIPLIGEYLLFIMIFVTFSIIVTVFVINVHHRSSATYHPMAPWVKNLFLQRLPRLLCMRGHTDRYHYPDIELRSPELKPRGGPGRRGASGQGQAQQRGPVGGKEDENHAWLAMLEKATSSVRYISRHIKKEHFIREVVQDWKFVAQVLDRILLWVFLTVSILGTILIFTPAITLYLTTPPFNT; encoded by the exons atgttttcccctccccaacacagacagaactgcagtcaccacagacagaatgttttcccctccccaatacagacagaactgcagtcaccacagacagaatgttttcccctccccaacacagacagaactgcagtcaccacagacagaatgttttcccctccccaacacagacagaactgcagtcaccacagacagaatgttttcccctccccaatacagacagaactgcagtcaccacagacagaatgttttcccctccccaacacagacagaactgcagtcaccacagacagaatgttttcccctccccaataCAGACAGAACTGCTCCATGAAGTTTGGCTCGTGGACCTACGACGGCAACATGGTCGACCTGGTCCTTCTCGACCACTACGTCGACCGTAAGGACTTCTTCGACAACG GTGAATGGGAGATCCTCAACGCCACCGGCGCCAAGGGCAGCCGGCGGGACGGTATCTACTGGTACCCCTTCGTTACCTACTCCTTCATCCTCAAGAGGCTTCCCTTGTTCTACACACTCTTCCTCATCATCCCCTGTCTCGGTCTGTCCTTCCTGACCGTGTTGGTGTTCTACCTCCCGTCTGATGAAGGAGAGAAGTTGTCTCTGTCCACGTCGGTCCTGGTGTCTCTCACCGTGTTCCTCCTCGTCATCGAAGAGATTATACCTTCCTCCTCCAAG GTGATCCCTCTGATTGGAGAGTACCTCCTCTTCATCATGATCTTCGTCACCTTCTCCATCATCGTCACGGTGTTTGTCATCAACGTCCACCACCGGTCCTCAGCCACCTACCACCCCATGGCCCCCTGGGTAAAAAACCTCTTCCTCCAGAGGCTACCCAGACTGCTTTGCATGAGGGGACACactgacag GTACCACTACCCAGACATTGAGCTGCGTAGCCCAGAGCTGAAGCCCCGCGGAGGTCCAGGGAGGAGGGGGGCGTCGGGCCAGGGCCAAGCCCAGCAGAGAGGCCCTGTCGGGGGGAAGGAGGATGAGAACCATGCCTGGTTGGCCATGCTGGAGAAAGCCACCAGCTCAGTACGGTACATCAGCCGTCACATCAAGAAGGAACACTTTATCAGAGAG gtgGTGCAGGACTGGAAGTTTGTGGCTCAGGTGTTGGACAGGATCTTATTGTGGGTGTTCCTCACTGTCTCCATACTGGGTACCATCCTCATCTTCACTCCAGCCATCACGTTGTACCTGACCACCCCCCCCTTCAACACATAG